The DNA window TTCAGGAACAGAACGATTTTATAAAGGTGATGAAGTTGAGGTTCAACTTTTAGTTATATGATGTAAATCATAAAACATATTGAGGGCGGTCATTTATTGATTTACTAAAACCAAAGAGATTTGTAAAAATCACAATTCGTATGCACAAGGTAAAAGGCAACATCTGGATTGAAACCGAAAAAGGAGCCTTTCTTGGTTCAGGTCGTGTTGAATTATTATTGCGTATTAAGGAATGTGGCTCAATTGCAGAGGCGGCAAGAGCTATGAAAATGTCGTACCGACAAGCTTGGGAACTTGTTAAATCGATGAATTTACAATCCCGAAAACCCTTGGTGATTACTTTGACCGGCGGCACAAAAGGTGGGGGCACCATTGTAACTTCTGAAGGTGAACTTGCAATAATTAACTATAAAAAAATTCAGGAAAAATTTTCCGCATTCTGTGA is part of the Flavobacteriales bacterium genome and encodes:
- a CDS encoding LysR family transcriptional regulator, whose amino-acid sequence is MHKVKGNIWIETEKGAFLGSGRVELLLRIKECGSIAEAARAMKMSYRQAWELVKSMNLQSRKPLVITLTGGTKGGGTIVTSEGELAIINYKKIQEKFSAFCEAQTKELIF